A genomic window from Diorhabda sublineata isolate icDioSubl1.1 chromosome 8, icDioSubl1.1, whole genome shotgun sequence includes:
- the LOC130447902 gene encoding uncharacterized protein LOC130447902 produces the protein MEVEILFIDFEQAFDSIKRSKLMSALKELGIHPKLRKLIQCTMKKTTVTVRTQVGNTEEFEINQGVRQGDALSTTLFNLALEYVMRKIDKRTIKTRSGQIVAYADDIAFITRSRNTMEEMLKEIVLEGKRAVLEQ, from the coding sequence ATGGAAGTGGAAATACTCTTCATAGATTTTGAACAAGCGTTTGATTCGATAAAAAGAAGTAAGCTCATGTCGGCACTAAAAGAACTGGGAATACACCCCAAACTAAGAAAACTAATACAGTGTACAATGAAGAAAACAACAGTCACAGTAAGGACACAAGTGGGGAACacagaagaatttgaaataaatcagggTGTAAGACAGGGGGATGCTTTATCAACGACGCTGTTCAATTTGGCACTGGAATATGTGATGCGTAAAATAGACAagagaacaataaaaactagaagCGGACAAATAGTAGCATATGCAGACGACATAGCATTTATCACAAGAAGTCGAAACACAATGGAAGAAATGCTAAAGGAAATAGTACTAGAAGGTAAAAGAGCAGTACTAGAGCAGTAA
- the LOC130447903 gene encoding craniofacial development protein 2-like — protein sequence MLAPGNMEEIAAELRKYEVDVAAIQEIRWKEQGIINKKEYTLLYSGNEKQGQGETGFIVSKKLKDNIIDFRAKMLKKKKKKLYENLEKEIEGIPKEDTTIVLGDFNAQIGQDDYIKQVAGKHTVHNVTNDNGTRLCNLAISTNMVISSIKFQHPYHHKVTWSAPDNKTFTQIDYILITRRKQSSVKDVRTFRGACADTDHFLVTATIKQKVKRCRRDAKKRNGALKN from the exons ATGCTGGCTCCAGGAAATATGGAAGAAATAGCAGCTGAACTAAGAAAATATGAGGTGGATGTAGCAGCCATACAAGAAATTAGATGGAAAGAACAgggaattataaacaaaaaagagtACACCCTCTTATACTCAGGAAACGAGAAACAAGGGCAAGGTGAGACAGGTTTTATAGTAAGCAAAAAACtaaaagacaatataattgactTCAGGGCG AAAAtgctgaagaagaagaaaaaaaaactatatgagaATCTGGAGAAGGAAATCGAAGGAATACCCAAGGAAGATACAACTATAGTACTGGGGGATTTTAACGCACAGATAGGTCAAGATGATTACATAAAACAAGTTGCAGGAAAACATACAGTACACAATGTAACAAATGATAATGGAACAAGATTGTGCAATTTAGCTATAAGTACGAATATGGTCATAAGCAGCATCAAATTCCAGCATCCGTACCACCACAAAGTGACTTGGAGTGCCCCGGACAACAAAACATTCACGCAAATAGactatatattaataacaagaaGGAAACAAAGCTCTGTAAAGGATGTCCGAACATTTAGGGGAGCTTGCGCAGATACGGACCACTTTCTAGTTACAGCAACTATAAAGCAGAAGGTTAAAAGATGTAGAAGAGATGCTAAAAAAAGAAATGGagcattgaaaaattga